From a region of the Vaginimicrobium propionicum genome:
- the truA gene encoding tRNA pseudouridine(38-40) synthase TruA: MKRYRLDLAYDGTNFHGWASQDGLRTVQGTIEEWITKILRLETGAQLTVAGRTDAGVHARGQVAHIDLDEIDPAQLCYRLSRVLPEDITIYQISPAPEGFDARFSAIWRHYVYRIWDDTCRPDPLLRGFTTQVRARLDLDAMQLAGQALSGLRDFVAFCKHREGATTIRNLERLQVARVGNTIEVQVRSDAFCHSMVRSLVGALCQVGAGKRDISWITQLTKATTRSNEVPVMSGRGLTLEAVGYPPDEALATRARQARAKRELEETL, translated from the coding sequence GTGAAACGCTATCGACTCGATTTAGCCTATGACGGCACTAATTTCCACGGTTGGGCTAGTCAGGACGGATTACGTACCGTACAAGGAACCATCGAAGAGTGGATAACGAAGATATTGCGGCTAGAGACCGGTGCCCAGTTAACCGTTGCTGGACGCACTGACGCTGGCGTCCATGCGCGCGGGCAAGTTGCTCATATTGATTTAGACGAGATCGACCCTGCCCAGCTGTGTTACCGACTGTCTCGAGTGCTGCCGGAAGACATCACTATCTACCAAATAAGTCCTGCCCCGGAAGGTTTTGATGCCCGATTTTCTGCCATTTGGCGTCACTATGTCTACCGGATTTGGGACGATACTTGTCGTCCTGACCCCCTGCTGCGCGGGTTTACCACTCAAGTGCGCGCACGTCTCGACCTAGACGCAATGCAGCTAGCCGGACAAGCCTTAAGCGGATTGAGAGATTTCGTGGCTTTCTGCAAACACCGTGAGGGGGCGACAACTATTCGGAATCTGGAAAGATTACAGGTGGCGCGCGTGGGTAACACTATCGAGGTTCAGGTGCGCTCAGATGCTTTTTGTCATTCAATGGTGCGCTCTCTAGTAGGCGCCTTATGTCAAGTGGGAGCCGGTAAGCGAGATATCTCCTGGATAACCCAGCTAACCAAAGCAACTACAAGAAGTAACGAAGTGCCAGTAATGTCAGGGCGCGGGCTAACTTTGGAGGCGGTCGGATACCCACCTGATGAAGCACTGGCTACTCGCGCCAGACAAGCCAGGGCTAAGCGAGAGTTGGAGGAAACGTTATGA
- the coaA gene encoding type I pantothenate kinase, which yields MTAVRQSPNQPWLILPRASWAQLAQASNISLDDATLNKLRGLQDPTNLDDVKEVYLPLTQLIELYRANTTRMFAESNNFLDISATSTPFVIGVAGSVAVGKSTTARLLAELLRRQPSKPKVDLITTDGFLLPNDELIHRGILDRKGFPESYDRRSMLEFVIAVKSGKPRVSAPKYSHLIYDIIPDEEIIIEQPDILIVEGLNVLQPATIKHNGQSITISDFFDFSVYVNAEESNIRNWYLSRFLALRNGAFADPKSYFHKYSLLSDSEARETALAIWETTNGPNLRANIEPTKDRATVVLRKSEDHTIRHVRIRKI from the coding sequence ATGACAGCAGTTCGACAATCCCCGAACCAGCCGTGGCTTATATTGCCTCGGGCAAGTTGGGCGCAACTAGCTCAAGCGTCCAACATCAGCCTTGACGACGCGACCCTAAATAAACTGCGCGGCCTACAAGATCCAACCAATCTTGACGACGTGAAAGAGGTTTATCTGCCGCTTACGCAGTTGATTGAGCTGTATCGGGCTAATACCACCCGAATGTTTGCCGAATCTAACAACTTCTTAGACATCTCAGCCACCTCCACCCCGTTCGTAATTGGCGTAGCCGGGTCGGTGGCAGTCGGCAAATCAACTACTGCGCGACTGCTAGCTGAGTTACTGCGGCGCCAACCTTCTAAACCGAAAGTGGATTTAATCACTACAGACGGTTTTTTACTACCTAACGACGAGTTGATTCATCGCGGAATTTTAGATCGAAAAGGATTCCCAGAAAGCTATGATCGCCGTTCTATGTTGGAATTCGTTATCGCCGTAAAATCTGGGAAACCTAGGGTTAGTGCCCCAAAATATTCTCACTTGATTTACGACATAATTCCAGACGAAGAAATCATCATTGAGCAGCCAGACATTCTCATCGTCGAAGGTTTGAATGTTTTACAGCCAGCAACAATAAAACACAATGGTCAAAGCATAACCATCAGCGATTTCTTCGATTTTTCGGTTTACGTAAATGCTGAAGAATCCAATATCAGAAATTGGTATTTATCCAGATTCTTAGCGTTGCGCAACGGCGCTTTTGCAGACCCCAAAAGTTATTTCCACAAGTATTCACTATTAAGCGATTCCGAGGCTCGGGAAACTGCGCTAGCTATTTGGGAGACGACAAATGGCCCGAACCTTAGGGCAAATATCGAGCCAACTAAAGATCGAGCCACCGTCGTATTACGTAAATCTGAAGATCACACCATTCGTCACGTGCGAATCAGAAAAATTTAA
- a CDS encoding NAD(P)H-hydrate epimerase, whose amino-acid sequence MKKVASVAEIRRAEELFFDAHPGVDLMARAAHQVAKAAITMTETGETILVAVGPGNNGGDGLFAAQELAQQGYLVNLWCAFDKAHEKGLEAALAAGARRVEAPRLDDVSLVIDAVFGIGSRPGLPDNVAEFAGACDDWQIPVLSVDIPSGMDADSHLVGKDTFEAEKTVTFGAMKMCHAAAPAAAFCGTVQVADIGFEVETSGPKVIETIDLVDLWPFPDYNSDKYARGVVGIDTGSPRFPGASLLNVTGALHSGAGMIRYVGPLNRELILSRHPSVIFGIGRVNSWVVGSGWGAPDIERLKRRVTPGTPLVVDAEALDLLDRVKLPSGSLLTPHAGELARILGVSREEVEAEPIKFAKQAAERFHSAVLLKGATQYVCDAKDCIIALAGPAWTAQAGSGDVLAGVAGTLLAAKVPPLLAGAMAASVQAQAANLMPGPHPPDEIAHAIADTLGRLG is encoded by the coding sequence ATGAAGAAAGTAGCGAGCGTAGCCGAAATTAGGCGCGCTGAAGAATTATTCTTCGACGCCCATCCGGGAGTGGATTTGATGGCTAGGGCAGCCCATCAAGTTGCCAAAGCAGCCATCACTATGACTGAGACAGGCGAGACAATTTTGGTAGCTGTCGGGCCAGGTAATAATGGCGGTGACGGGTTATTTGCCGCTCAAGAATTAGCTCAGCAAGGCTATCTGGTTAACCTGTGGTGTGCTTTCGATAAAGCCCATGAGAAAGGGTTGGAGGCAGCCCTCGCGGCCGGCGCGCGCCGAGTCGAAGCCCCTAGATTAGATGATGTTTCCCTGGTTATAGATGCAGTATTTGGTATCGGTTCCAGACCAGGCTTGCCTGATAATGTTGCCGAATTTGCTGGTGCATGTGACGACTGGCAAATCCCAGTGCTATCCGTTGATATTCCCTCTGGTATGGACGCGGACTCTCACTTAGTCGGCAAAGATACTTTTGAAGCCGAGAAAACCGTCACCTTCGGGGCGATGAAAATGTGCCATGCGGCAGCGCCGGCAGCAGCTTTCTGCGGGACAGTGCAAGTTGCAGATATTGGTTTCGAGGTTGAAACTAGCGGGCCGAAAGTCATTGAAACTATAGATTTAGTAGATTTGTGGCCATTCCCGGACTACAACTCAGACAAATATGCTCGTGGGGTTGTGGGTATTGATACTGGTTCGCCGCGATTCCCCGGTGCGTCTTTATTAAATGTCACTGGGGCTTTACATTCGGGGGCCGGAATGATCCGCTATGTCGGCCCGTTAAACCGCGAACTTATATTGAGTCGTCACCCCTCCGTCATCTTCGGTATTGGCCGCGTAAATTCTTGGGTGGTCGGCTCCGGTTGGGGAGCTCCCGATATTGAACGACTGAAAAGACGTGTCACCCCCGGCACTCCGCTAGTAGTTGATGCTGAAGCCCTAGATTTGTTGGATCGGGTCAAATTACCGTCCGGCAGTTTATTGACTCCACATGCTGGCGAGTTGGCGCGCATTCTTGGTGTCAGCCGCGAAGAGGTGGAAGCCGAGCCAATCAAATTCGCTAAACAGGCTGCCGAGCGCTTTCATTCTGCAGTGTTATTGAAAGGCGCCACCCAATACGTGTGTGATGCTAAGGATTGCATTATCGCCCTGGCCGGGCCGGCTTGGACGGCACAAGCTGGCTCCGGTGACGTGTTAGCCGGTGTTGCTGGCACTCTTTTAGCGGCCAAAGTTCCACCATTGTTGGCTGGCGCGATGGCTGCTTCTGTTCAAGCACAAGCAGCAAACCTAATGCCTGGCCCGCACCCGCCCGACGAAATTGCTCACGCTATCGCAGACACGCTTGGGCGTCTTGGTTAA
- a CDS encoding holo-ACP synthase, producing MGQIVGIGVDICQVGRMSAALERRPGLAKKLFTAKEIVDADNQLLSAESLAARFAAKEALVKAMGAPSGLRWHDCQVLKDASGKIFLELSGTVAQAAERLGVLKTHVSISHDGGLAVAQVVCEGE from the coding sequence ATGGGTCAGATAGTTGGAATCGGCGTCGATATCTGCCAAGTTGGTCGGATGTCAGCCGCTCTAGAACGTCGTCCTGGCCTAGCTAAGAAGTTATTTACCGCCAAAGAAATCGTTGACGCTGACAACCAACTACTATCCGCCGAATCTTTGGCCGCCAGATTCGCTGCCAAAGAGGCGTTGGTTAAAGCGATGGGCGCCCCGAGTGGATTGCGGTGGCATGACTGCCAAGTCCTCAAGGATGCTAGCGGGAAAATCTTCTTGGAGTTAAGTGGCACTGTTGCGCAGGCGGCCGAAAGACTAGGTGTCCTAAAAACCCACGTTTCGATTTCTCATGATGGCGGCCTAGCGGTTGCCCAAGTGGTTTGCGAGGGAGAATGA
- a CDS encoding glycosyltransferase family 1 protein — translation MRIAFITESFLPSINGVTNSVLRMLEHLRQTGHEAMVIAPSHPGGVPDDYVGFPVQTTSSVTLPWYPALRLSVATNHSVEKLLNDFSPDVVHLAAPFVLGHTGLKAATKLGVPVVALYQTEVPTYAAKYGYHLAEPLVWRHMRKLHNMATINLAPSTYTRQQLVDHGFARVHVWGRGVDSRRFNPTKRNWQLHHSWAPDGEVVIGYMGRLGPEKQVEDLAALCEIPNTKLVIIGDGPQRHELEKALPQAIFVGMKTGDDLPVYLASLDIFVHPGELETFGQTLQEAQACALPVIAPRKGGPIDIVDSSRNGWLYPPGDLMALRNQVADLVGDDYKRAAFGRLGRERVEARTWSAVCDQLLGYYQQAISLSSRLTLRI, via the coding sequence GTGCGCATTGCATTTATTACCGAAAGTTTTTTACCCAGCATCAATGGGGTAACGAATTCTGTGTTGCGCATGCTTGAGCATTTACGCCAAACCGGCCACGAAGCGATGGTTATCGCCCCTAGCCACCCTGGTGGCGTTCCAGATGATTATGTTGGTTTTCCGGTGCAGACAACATCTTCAGTTACTTTGCCCTGGTATCCAGCTCTGCGGCTGTCGGTAGCCACTAATCACAGCGTAGAAAAGTTACTGAACGATTTCTCCCCCGATGTCGTACACCTAGCGGCACCGTTTGTTTTGGGTCATACGGGGCTAAAAGCAGCAACCAAATTGGGGGTGCCAGTCGTTGCGCTTTATCAAACTGAAGTACCGACATATGCTGCCAAATACGGTTACCATCTCGCGGAACCGCTGGTCTGGCGCCACATGCGTAAATTGCACAATATGGCGACGATCAATCTGGCGCCATCCACCTACACCCGTCAACAACTTGTTGATCACGGTTTCGCCCGCGTTCATGTTTGGGGGCGCGGAGTTGATTCCAGACGTTTCAATCCGACCAAACGAAACTGGCAACTGCACCATTCTTGGGCACCAGACGGCGAAGTTGTTATCGGCTATATGGGTCGCCTTGGCCCCGAAAAACAGGTTGAAGATTTAGCGGCGCTATGCGAGATCCCCAACACGAAACTGGTTATTATCGGGGACGGCCCACAGCGTCACGAATTAGAAAAAGCCTTGCCACAAGCCATATTTGTGGGTATGAAGACTGGCGATGATTTACCTGTATACCTTGCCAGCCTAGATATTTTCGTCCACCCTGGAGAGTTAGAAACTTTTGGCCAAACTTTACAAGAAGCCCAGGCTTGCGCGCTGCCAGTAATCGCCCCTAGAAAGGGCGGGCCAATAGATATCGTGGATTCTTCACGCAATGGTTGGCTTTATCCGCCTGGCGATTTGATGGCGCTGCGCAACCAAGTGGCTGACCTCGTTGGCGATGACTATAAACGGGCAGCTTTCGGCCGCTTAGGACGCGAACGTGTCGAGGCTCGCACTTGGTCAGCGGTTTGTGACCAATTACTTGGCTATTATCAACAGGCCATCAGCCTAAGCTCCCGGCTCACACTGCGTATTTAA
- the rpsI gene encoding 30S ribosomal protein S9 — MTETQTEDLELEETGTTGFVDEQDRQIAYRADSAPRGASANSERPSVIAPGGGTGRRKEAVARVRLIPGTGTFKINGRSLEEYFPSKLHQQIINEPFVTTGLVGSYDVIARIDGGGVTGQAGALRLGIARALNKIDVEVNRPTLKKAGLLTRDARAKERKKAGLKKARKAPQYSKR, encoded by the coding sequence GTGACTGAAACGCAGACTGAAGACTTAGAGCTTGAGGAGACTGGCACCACAGGTTTTGTGGACGAGCAGGATCGTCAGATTGCCTATCGTGCGGATTCAGCACCGCGAGGTGCTTCCGCCAATAGCGAGCGTCCCTCGGTGATTGCACCGGGCGGCGGCACTGGCCGTCGTAAGGAGGCTGTCGCTAGGGTTAGGTTGATTCCTGGCACCGGCACATTCAAAATCAATGGCCGCAGCCTAGAGGAATATTTCCCCTCTAAATTGCACCAGCAGATCATTAACGAGCCATTCGTAACCACAGGTCTTGTTGGTTCCTATGACGTTATCGCCCGCATCGATGGCGGTGGGGTGACCGGTCAGGCCGGCGCTTTGCGTCTAGGTATTGCCCGCGCACTAAACAAGATTGACGTTGAGGTTAACCGCCCAACGTTGAAGAAGGCCGGGCTATTGACGCGCGACGCCAGAGCTAAGGAACGTAAGAAAGCTGGTTTGAAGAAAGCCCGTAAGGCTCCGCAATACTCGAAGCGTTAA
- the glmM gene encoding phosphoglucosamine mutase, whose amino-acid sequence MARLFGTDGVRGKANADLTAELALDLSVAAAHVLGEAGAFGDKRPRALVGRDTRISGEFLGAAVCAGLASAGVDVIDVGVVPTPGLAYLVATEGTELGVMLSASHNPMPDNGIKFFQRGGVKLDDSVEDAIEQHLEEPWQRPIGGAVGRITRDESMLDKYIQHLISTLGTTRLDGLKVVVDGANGSSALTAVPAFERVGAQVIGINTQPNGLNINDNAGSTHIEGLKKAVVENGADVGFAMDGDADRCLAVASDGSLVDGDQIMAILALELKRQGKLYRDTLVATVMSNLGLTLAMKANGISVAQTKVGDRYVLESMQTNGFSLGGEQSGHVIIKQFANTGDGVLTALHVAETIVKTGKSIGELAQCMERLPQVLINVPNVDKLRAVVDPDVSAAVKAANQELGERGRVVLRPSGTEPLVRVMVEADTQDKAQQVAESLATIVADKLAL is encoded by the coding sequence ATGGCAAGACTATTTGGAACCGACGGGGTGCGCGGCAAAGCTAATGCGGACCTGACTGCGGAGTTAGCTCTCGATCTTTCTGTAGCCGCCGCACACGTGCTCGGTGAAGCCGGCGCTTTCGGCGATAAGCGTCCTCGGGCGTTAGTTGGACGTGATACCCGAATATCTGGCGAGTTCCTAGGCGCGGCGGTGTGCGCTGGTCTGGCAAGCGCCGGCGTTGATGTGATAGACGTTGGTGTCGTCCCAACACCTGGGTTAGCCTATTTGGTGGCCACCGAGGGCACCGAACTTGGGGTTATGCTCTCGGCTTCCCACAACCCGATGCCAGATAACGGAATTAAGTTCTTTCAACGCGGTGGAGTAAAACTAGACGACAGCGTTGAGGATGCTATCGAACAACACCTTGAGGAGCCCTGGCAGCGTCCTATTGGCGGGGCGGTTGGCCGTATCACCCGCGACGAATCCATGCTTGACAAGTACATTCAACATCTGATTTCAACTTTGGGCACTACCCGCTTGGATGGTTTGAAAGTTGTTGTGGATGGCGCGAATGGATCGTCCGCGTTAACAGCGGTGCCAGCCTTTGAGAGGGTGGGCGCTCAAGTGATTGGCATTAACACTCAACCAAACGGGTTAAATATTAATGACAATGCTGGCTCAACCCATATTGAGGGACTGAAGAAAGCTGTTGTGGAAAATGGCGCCGACGTTGGTTTCGCCATGGACGGTGACGCTGACCGCTGTCTAGCGGTAGCTAGCGACGGCTCGCTCGTAGATGGCGATCAGATCATGGCCATTTTGGCGCTGGAATTAAAGCGTCAGGGCAAGCTTTATCGCGACACTTTAGTGGCCACTGTAATGAGTAACCTTGGTTTGACTTTGGCAATGAAAGCCAACGGTATTTCTGTTGCGCAAACCAAAGTGGGGGATCGTTATGTGCTGGAATCTATGCAAACCAACGGGTTTAGTCTTGGTGGGGAACAATCTGGCCACGTCATTATCAAACAATTCGCCAACACTGGCGACGGCGTATTAACGGCCTTGCACGTGGCGGAAACTATCGTAAAAACTGGCAAGTCCATTGGTGAATTGGCGCAGTGCATGGAAAGACTGCCGCAGGTGCTAATCAACGTGCCTAATGTTGACAAGCTACGTGCCGTGGTAGATCCGGACGTCTCGGCAGCCGTCAAAGCGGCTAATCAAGAGTTGGGTGAGCGTGGGCGAGTAGTTTTGCGTCCCTCAGGCACGGAACCGCTAGTGCGCGTGATGGTTGAAGCTGATACTCAAGACAAGGCTCAGCAGGTAGCTGAAAGCTTGGCGACTATTGTTGCGGACAAATTGGCTTTGTAG
- the glmS gene encoding glutamine--fructose-6-phosphate transaminase (isomerizing) codes for MCGIIGYVGPRSAQDVVLGGLRRMEYRGYDSAGIAIADHGEVRVVKKAGKLVNLVEELADNPLPEVHQAIGHTRWATHGGPTDANAHPHTSFDGRVALVHNGIIENFASLRAGLIADGVKFTSETDTEVVAHLLGEALSESTDLLAAMSQVVNKLHGAFTLVAIDAKDPDHVVAARRSSPLVIGVGQGENFLASDVAAFIDYTKEAIELGEDQIVRIGADEITVVNFDTTPSSYQTYHVDWDASAAEKAGYDWFMRKEIFEQPKAVADTLLGRRADNGELVLDEMRGINPEDLRRVNKIVIVACGTAYYAGMVAKYAIEHWTRVPCEVELASEFRYRDPIVDPMTLCVTISQSGETADTLMAIRHAREQHCKVIAICNTNGATIPRESDAVIYTHAGPEIAVASTKGFLTQLAACYLLGLYLAQVRGMKYIDEVNAIMTELEKTPKLISKVLAEANEIYELAREVVGMNDFIFIGRHVGYPVALEGALKLKEIAYQHAEGFAAGELKHGPIAIIEPGMPVFIIVPPAGRDQLHDKVVSNIQEVRARGGRAIVLTEEGDSSVVAYADKVIWLPKVSTLLQPLVAAIPLQLFACELATLLGNDVDQPRNLAKSVTVE; via the coding sequence ATGTGCGGAATCATCGGTTATGTTGGCCCTCGCTCGGCTCAAGACGTCGTCCTTGGCGGGCTTAGAAGAATGGAATACCGTGGCTACGATTCGGCTGGCATAGCTATCGCAGATCATGGAGAAGTTCGGGTTGTTAAAAAGGCTGGAAAGCTGGTTAATCTAGTCGAGGAGTTGGCTGATAATCCGTTGCCTGAGGTTCATCAGGCGATCGGACACACTCGTTGGGCAACCCATGGTGGCCCAACGGACGCTAATGCTCACCCACATACTTCTTTTGATGGACGTGTGGCTCTCGTCCATAACGGAATCATCGAAAATTTTGCGTCACTACGTGCGGGGCTAATTGCTGACGGGGTTAAGTTCACCTCCGAAACCGATACTGAGGTGGTTGCTCATCTGTTAGGTGAAGCTTTATCGGAATCTACAGATTTGCTAGCCGCGATGAGTCAGGTGGTTAACAAGCTCCACGGGGCTTTCACTCTAGTGGCGATAGACGCCAAAGATCCTGATCATGTGGTTGCTGCTAGGCGCAGTTCACCGCTGGTTATTGGGGTTGGCCAAGGTGAAAACTTCTTAGCCTCTGACGTAGCCGCTTTTATCGACTATACGAAGGAAGCTATTGAGCTTGGTGAAGATCAGATAGTGCGCATCGGAGCCGACGAAATTACCGTAGTCAACTTCGACACTACCCCTAGTAGTTACCAGACCTATCACGTTGATTGGGACGCATCGGCTGCCGAGAAGGCCGGTTACGACTGGTTTATGCGTAAAGAAATCTTTGAGCAGCCCAAAGCGGTAGCTGACACGCTATTAGGTAGGCGCGCTGACAACGGTGAATTAGTGCTTGACGAGATGCGTGGCATTAATCCCGAGGATTTGAGACGGGTAAATAAGATCGTCATTGTCGCTTGCGGTACTGCATATTACGCGGGCATGGTCGCCAAATACGCTATTGAACACTGGACGAGGGTGCCGTGTGAAGTGGAGTTAGCTAGCGAGTTCCGCTATCGCGACCCGATAGTTGATCCGATGACTTTATGTGTGACCATTAGCCAGTCAGGTGAGACTGCTGATACGTTGATGGCCATTCGGCACGCTCGTGAGCAGCACTGCAAGGTGATTGCTATCTGCAATACCAATGGTGCAACTATTCCTCGCGAATCAGACGCGGTTATCTACACCCACGCTGGCCCAGAGATCGCGGTGGCTTCGACTAAAGGTTTCTTAACTCAGCTAGCGGCTTGCTATTTGCTTGGGCTTTATCTCGCCCAGGTGCGCGGTATGAAATATATCGATGAAGTCAATGCCATCATGACGGAATTAGAGAAAACTCCGAAATTGATTTCTAAGGTCTTAGCAGAGGCCAACGAAATTTATGAGCTAGCCAGAGAAGTCGTTGGCATGAACGACTTTATTTTCATTGGTCGTCACGTTGGTTATCCGGTGGCTTTGGAGGGTGCGTTAAAGCTTAAAGAAATCGCTTATCAGCATGCTGAAGGGTTTGCTGCCGGAGAACTAAAGCACGGCCCGATAGCGATCATCGAGCCCGGTATGCCAGTGTTCATCATCGTCCCGCCTGCCGGTCGGGACCAGCTACATGACAAGGTAGTTTCAAATATTCAGGAGGTTCGAGCCAGGGGTGGGCGAGCTATCGTCCTGACTGAGGAGGGGGATTCTTCTGTGGTGGCCTATGCCGATAAAGTCATTTGGTTGCCGAAGGTGTCTACCCTCTTGCAGCCGCTAGTGGCAGCCATTCCATTGCAGTTATTCGCTTGTGAATTGGCTACGCTACTGGGTAACGATGTTGACCAACCGAGAAATTTAGCGAAGTCGGTAACAGTCGAATAG
- the rplM gene encoding 50S ribosomal protein L13 — MPTYSPKPGEVTRDWLVIDAEDVILGRLAATAANLLRGKHKATYAPHIDCGDFVVIINASKVALTGNKAETSLRYTVSGRPGGLKVKTAGELRENDPRTLVERAVWGMMPKNKLSRKQMGKLKVYAGSDHPHTAQQPKPYEMKQVAQ; from the coding sequence GTGCCTACCTACAGCCCTAAGCCTGGTGAAGTCACCAGGGATTGGCTCGTCATCGACGCTGAGGACGTCATCCTCGGTCGGTTGGCGGCCACCGCTGCCAACTTGCTGCGTGGCAAACACAAGGCCACCTATGCACCTCATATTGACTGCGGTGATTTTGTTGTCATTATCAACGCCTCCAAAGTTGCCTTAACTGGCAACAAAGCGGAAACCTCGCTGCGTTATACCGTCTCTGGCCGTCCTGGCGGCTTGAAAGTTAAGACGGCTGGCGAATTACGCGAGAATGATCCGCGCACTCTAGTTGAACGTGCAGTGTGGGGGATGATGCCCAAGAACAAGCTGAGCCGCAAGCAGATGGGCAAGCTAAAGGTATATGCTGGCTCGGATCATCCGCACACCGCTCAGCAGCCAAAACCCTATGAGATGAAGCAGGTCGCGCAGTAA